From Serratia fonticola:
TATTACGGAGCAGCCAGCCTCCCTTATCCCGGGCCTTTCGGTCGCTGTGTAGAGTGATATGCCGACGAGGGCACATTCGGTCCCCTCTCCCTGTGGGAGAGGGTTAGGGTGAGGGGCCACATCATCACTTTCAGGAGATCGCATCATGGCTGAATTGGATCTGGCGGCGCTGAACGCGTTACCGAAGTCCGGGCAGGCGCTGGCCCTGGCGGTCGTCAACGGCCAGTTGGAGCAGCTTTCGGCACAGGAGAGGGTTGCCTGGGCGCTGGAACATCTGCCGGGGGAGTTTGTGCTTTCCTCCAGCTTTGGTATTCAGGCGGCGGTGTGTCTGCATCTGGTCACGCGCATCAAGCCGGATATCCCGGTGATCCTGACCGATACCGGCTACCTGTTCCCGGAAACCTACCAGTTTATCGACCAATTGGCCGACCAACTGAACCTGAACCTGCAGGTATTCCGCGCCGAGCATTCACCGGCCTGGCAAGAGGCGCGCTACGGCAAGCTGTGGGAGCAGGGCGTTGAGGGCATTGAGCAGTACAACCAAATCAACAAAGTTGAGCCGATGAACCGCGCGCTGGAAACTCTAGGTGCGCAAACCTGGTTTGCTGGTCTGCGCCGTGAGCAATCGGGCAGCCGTGCCAATCTGCCGGTGCTGGCGGTGCAGCGTGGGGTATTCAAGATCCTGCCGATCATCGACTGGGATAACCGCCAGATTTACCAATATCTCACCGAGCATGGGCTGAGCTACCACCCGCTGTGGGATCAGGGCTACCTGTCGGTGGGCGATACCCATACCACCCGTAAATGGGAGGAAGGCATGAGCGAGGAAGAAACCCGC
This genomic window contains:
- the cysH gene encoding phosphoadenosine phosphosulfate reductase, with the translated sequence MAELDLAALNALPKSGQALALAVVNGQLEQLSAQERVAWALEHLPGEFVLSSSFGIQAAVCLHLVTRIKPDIPVILTDTGYLFPETYQFIDQLADQLNLNLQVFRAEHSPAWQEARYGKLWEQGVEGIEQYNQINKVEPMNRALETLGAQTWFAGLRREQSGSRANLPVLAVQRGVFKILPIIDWDNRQIYQYLTEHGLSYHPLWDQGYLSVGDTHTTRKWEEGMSEEETRFFGLKRECGLHEG